A genome region from Carya illinoinensis cultivar Pawnee chromosome 2, C.illinoinensisPawnee_v1, whole genome shotgun sequence includes the following:
- the LOC122301485 gene encoding arginyl-tRNA--protein transferase 2-like isoform X2 — protein sequence MRRDGSSSSSGSGDTNSNSRGESVVIDCGRRKGSCGYCRSPNRSSISHGLWAHSITVDDYQDLLDRGWRRSGSFLYKPEMERTCCPSYTIRLRAADFIPSKEQLRVSRRMQRFLDGALDITKPVEPIEGPNSSKDDISSLSGNEVSSSFTKESLPSNNETNNEAEQVLHYLSDQIDNAVRLCKESGEFIYNIQLPKSSVKKVLPAKRKILVEGSEDLLYSSNISFQIAAAIRRAQSCDNHELRQSRHSAEENELSPKVIAEKLASSLSQPIKTSNLLIRACNGHINFYSPGSQLSSNESVQTTASKSAAGHASKKQCLKNSEQPLGKGRRLEIYLKRSCFDPEEFSLYKKYQIKVHKDTPDHVTESSYRNFLVHTPLVFVPPTGDGTVPRCGFGSFHQQYVIDGRLVAVGVIDILPRCLSSKYLFWDPDFASLSLGKYTALQEIGWVRENQVHCPTLQYYYLGYYIHSCSKMRYKAAYHPSELLCPLRYQWIPFHIVRPLLDRKPYVVLSDFATLKNGESSPPPVSEDFIETQQFDVHQDSNDLGVEMIDPEYGSSDDEPCLESSDVVSIEGEDGDISDILIEFNGSRQRYKDRQEACGATGGGYLGSLESQLHRYMKVVGAELSKRMVFSVGWF from the exons ATGCGGAGAGACGGAAGCAGTAGCAGCAGTGGTAGCGGCGATACGAATAGCAATAGCAGAGGGGAAAGCGTTGTGATAGACTGCGGTAGGCGCAAGGGCTCTTGCGGCTATTGCAGATCCCCCAATCGCTCCAGCATCTCTCACG GTTTATGGGCACATAGCATTACTGTTGATGATTACCAAG ATCTTCTTGACCGAGGTTGGAGGAGATCTGGCTCCTTCCTCTACAAACCTGAGATGGAAAGGACATGCTGCCCTTCTTATACTATTCGTTTAAGGGCAGCTGATTTTATTCCTTCTAAGGAACAACTACGAGTGTCTAGACGAATGCAACG GTTCTTAGATGGTGCATTGGATATTACAAAACCAGTTGAGCCAATAGAGGGTCCAAATTCTTCTAAGGATGATATATCCAGCCTTTCTGGTAATGAAGTTTCTAGCTCGTTCACAAAGGAATCCTTGCCCAGTAACAATGAAACGAATAATGAAGCAGAACAAGTATTGCATTATTTGTCCGATCAAATTGACAATGCGGTACGCCTATGCAAGGAAAGTGGGGAATTTATATACAACATCCAATTACCAAAATCATCTGTCAAAAAAGTTTTACCAGCCAAAAGGAAGATACTAGTTGAAGGATCTGAAGATCTGCTTTACTCCAGcaatatttcattccaaataGCAGCTGCTATAAGGCGGGCACAATCATGTGATAACCACGAGTTAAGACAATCAAGACATTCTGCAGAAGAAAATGAGTTGTCTCCAAAAGTTATTGCAGAAAAACTGGCAAGTTCTTTAAGTCAACCaataaaaacttcaaatctGTTAATCAGAGCTTGCAATGGACATATAAACTTTTATTCGCCTGGAAGCCAACTGTCATCTAATGAAAGTGTTCAAACTACTGCTTCAAAATCTGCAGCAGGTCATGCATCTAAAAAGCAATGCTTGAAGAACTCTGAACAACCTCTGGGGAAAGGGCGGAGGCTTGAGATCTATTTGAAAAGGTCCTGCTTTGATCCTGAAGAATTTtctttatacaaaaaatatcaGATTAAAGTGCATAAGGATACACCAGATCATGTTACTGAAAGCTCATACCGCAATTTTTTGGTACACACTCCCTTAGTATTTGTCCCACCAACTGGTGACGGTACTGTCCCTCGTTGTGGCTTTGGTTCTTTTCATCAGCAGTATGTGATTGATGGTAGGCTAGTTGCAGTTGGTGTAATAGATATCCTTCCCAGATGTTTGTCAAGTAAATACTTATTCTGGGACCCAGACTTTGCCTCCCTATCACTAGGGAAGTACACAGCCCTGCAAGAAATAGGTTGGGTGAGAGAGAATCAAGTCCATTGTCCTACTCTTCAGTATTACTATCTTGGGTATTATATTCATTCCTGCAGCAAGATGAGATATAAAGCAGCATATCACCCGTCTGAGCTTCTCTGTCCTCTTCGTTACCA GTGGATTCCCTTTCACATTGTGAGGCCTTTGCTTGACAGGAAGCCATATGTAGTCTTATCAGATTTTGCAACTTTAAAGAATGGAGAGTCCTCCCCGCCTCCTGTTTCTGAAGATTTCATAGAAACGCAACAATTTGACGTTCACCAAGACTCGAATGATCTTGGGGTAGAAATGATTGACCCTGAATATGGAAGCTCTGATGATGAACCATGCTTAGAAAGCAGCGATGTGGTTTCTATCGAAGGAGAAGATGGTGACATCAGTGATATTTTAATTGAGTTTAACGGATCTCGCCAGAGATACAAG
- the LOC122301481 gene encoding zonadhesin-like isoform X1, with amino-acid sequence MNRSFRAQESQMPAAMRQRQQQLALRASMMKEKEEELALFLEMKKCEKERNDLLLNNSEEFDAPLGSNPGTSPIFNISSSTPAPAAARKTGADDFLNSENDKNDYDWLLTPPGTPLFPSLEVESQKTIRSQLGTPKARPTVLKSRLANLQPEPTTRSNSVSKQAASSPGFKTSVAGTRRPSSSGGPGSRPATPTGRPTLTTGSKPSRSSTPTSRATLLSTKPAVVATTSTIPATKYTVPATKSTVPLTKSTVPAVKPTVPARSSTPLSRSTARSSTPTARTTLPPSKSTSRAATPTRRPSTPSSVSSVSAPLTKSSSSVSKPAPMTSRNPMPSRGTSPTVKSRPWKPSEMPGFSLDAPPNLRTSVLDRPLSATRGRPGQPSSRSSSVEPGSNGRPRRQSCSPSRGRASNGMLHGSGSSVPAVNRGYSKVNDNVSPGLVGTKMVERVINMRKLAPPKQDDKHSSYSNLSGKSSSSPDGSGFGRTLSKKSLDMAMRHMDIRRSIPGNLRPLMTNIPASSMYSVRSGPALSRAISVSDSPLATSSNASSEVSVNNNGLCLYGSELEDDIGSDRGVRSPASMHGRMLKLAKSKSSLSPIGLHVYVE; translated from the exons ATGAATCGGAGTTTCAGGGCTCAGGAGTCGCAAATGCCAGCTGCGATGAGGCAGAGGCAGCAGCAGTTGGCTCTGAGGGCTTCAATGATGAAGGAGAAGGAGGAAGAACTCGCCTTGTTCCTTGAGATGAAGAAGTGTGAAAAAGAACGGAATGATCTTCTTCTAAACAACTCGGAAGAGTTCGACGCGCCTTTAG GATCTAATCCCGGAACTTCTcctatatttaatatttcatcttcaaCGCCGGCGCCAGCGGCAGCCCGCAAGACCGGTGCTGATGATTTCCTCAattctgaaaatgataaaaatgactatGACTG GCTTCTAACCCCTCCTGGTACACCTCTATTTCCTTCTTTGGAGGTGGAATCACAAAAGACCATAAGGAGTCAGCTTGGTACCCCAAAGGCTCGCCCCACTGTGCTGAAATCTAGG TTAGCAAACCTACAGCCAGAGCCTACTACAAGGAGCAACTCAGTATCTAAACAAGCAGCTTCCTCCCCTGGGTTTAAGACTTCAGTTGCTGGGACTCGCAGGCCTTCATCATCAGGGGGACCAGGATCAAGACCTGCCACACCAACTGGACGGCCCACATTGACCACAGGATCTAAACCTTCAAGATCCTCGACACCTACATCAAGGGCAACCTTGCTTTCAACTAAGCCTGCAGTTGTTGCAACTACGTCCACAATTCCTGCAACAAAGTACACAGTTCCTGCAACTAAGTCTACAGTTCCTCTAACTAAGTCTACAGTTCCTGCAGTGAAGCCCACAGTACCGGCAAGATCCTCCACACCTTTATCCAGGTCTACAGCAAGGTCTTCAACTCCAACTGCCAGAACCACTTTGCCTCCATCCAAGTCCACATCTAGGGCTGCAACACCTACTAGACGACCATCCACACCATCGAGTGTTTCCAGTGTTTCTGCTCCTCTAACTAAGTCATCTTCGTCAGTTTCAAAGCCAGCTCCAATGACATCAAGAAACCCTATGCCATCACGTGGCACTTCCCCAACGGTGAAGTCCAGACCATGGAAACCCTCTGAGATGCCTGGTTTCTCACTTGATGCTCCACCAAATTTAAGGACGTCAGTTCTTGATAGGCCACTATCCGCTACTAGGGGTAGGCCTGGACAACCTAGTTCTCGATCTTCCTCTGTCGAGCCTGGTTCTAATGGAAGACCAAGAAGGCAATCATGCTCTCCTTCAAGAGGACGAGCATCCAATGGCATGCTTCATGGCAGTGGTAGTTCTGTTCCTGCGGTAAATCGTGGGTATTCTAAAGTTAATGACAATGTGAGCCCAGGCTTAGTTGGAACGAAAATGGTTGAAAGGGTAATAAACATGCGGAAACTGGCACCGCCAAAGCAAGATGACAAACATTCTTCTTACAGTAATCTCTCAGGGAAGTCATCCTCATCCCCAGACGGTTCAGGCTTTGGAAGAACACTCTCAAAGAAATCCCTAGATATGGCTATGAGGCATATG GATATAAGGCGAAGCATTCCAGGTAATTTACGACCGCTGATGACAAATATTCCAGCATCGTCTATGTACAGTGTAAGGTCCGGACCTGCACTAAGCAGAGCTATTAGTGTTTCAGACTCTCCTCTTGCCACGAGCAGCAATGCTAGTTCCGAAGTTAGTGTGAACAATAATGGCCTATGTTTGTATGGAAGTGAACTAGAAGATGATATTGGTAGCGACAGGGGTGTTCGTTCACCCGCTAGTATGCATGGCAG GATGTTGAAATTAGCGAAATCAAAGTCCTCGTTGTCACCAATTGGGCTGCATGTCTATGTAGAGTAA
- the LOC122301481 gene encoding zonadhesin-like isoform X2 codes for MNRSFRAQESQMPAAMRQRQQQLALRASMMKEKEEELALFLEMKKCEKERNDLLLNNSEEFDAPLGSNPGTSPIFNISSSTPAPAAARKTGADDFLNSENDKNDYDWLLTPPGTPLFPSLEVESQKTIRSQLGTPKARPTVLKSRLANLQPEPTTRSNSVSKQAASSPGFKTSVAGTRRPSSSGGPGSRPATPTGRPTLTTGSKPSRSSTPTSRATLLSTKPAVVATTSTIPATKYTVPATKSTVPLTKSTVPAVKPTVPARSSTPLSRSTARSSTPTARTTLPPSKSTSRAATPTRRPSTPSSVSSVSAPLTKSSSSVSKPAPMTSRNPMPSRGTSPTVKSRPWKPSEMPGFSLDAPPNLRTSVLDRPLSATRGRPGQPSSRSSSVEPGSNGRPRRQSCSPSRGRASNGMLHGSGSSVPAVNRGYSKVNDNVSPGLVGTKMVERVINMRKLAPPKQDDKHSSYSNLSGKSSSSPDGSGFGRTLSKKSLDMAMRHMDIRRSIPGNLRPLMTNIPASSMYSVRSGPALSRAISVSDSPLATSSNASSEVSVNNNGLCLYGSELEDDIGSDRGVRSPASMHGR; via the exons ATGAATCGGAGTTTCAGGGCTCAGGAGTCGCAAATGCCAGCTGCGATGAGGCAGAGGCAGCAGCAGTTGGCTCTGAGGGCTTCAATGATGAAGGAGAAGGAGGAAGAACTCGCCTTGTTCCTTGAGATGAAGAAGTGTGAAAAAGAACGGAATGATCTTCTTCTAAACAACTCGGAAGAGTTCGACGCGCCTTTAG GATCTAATCCCGGAACTTCTcctatatttaatatttcatcttcaaCGCCGGCGCCAGCGGCAGCCCGCAAGACCGGTGCTGATGATTTCCTCAattctgaaaatgataaaaatgactatGACTG GCTTCTAACCCCTCCTGGTACACCTCTATTTCCTTCTTTGGAGGTGGAATCACAAAAGACCATAAGGAGTCAGCTTGGTACCCCAAAGGCTCGCCCCACTGTGCTGAAATCTAGG TTAGCAAACCTACAGCCAGAGCCTACTACAAGGAGCAACTCAGTATCTAAACAAGCAGCTTCCTCCCCTGGGTTTAAGACTTCAGTTGCTGGGACTCGCAGGCCTTCATCATCAGGGGGACCAGGATCAAGACCTGCCACACCAACTGGACGGCCCACATTGACCACAGGATCTAAACCTTCAAGATCCTCGACACCTACATCAAGGGCAACCTTGCTTTCAACTAAGCCTGCAGTTGTTGCAACTACGTCCACAATTCCTGCAACAAAGTACACAGTTCCTGCAACTAAGTCTACAGTTCCTCTAACTAAGTCTACAGTTCCTGCAGTGAAGCCCACAGTACCGGCAAGATCCTCCACACCTTTATCCAGGTCTACAGCAAGGTCTTCAACTCCAACTGCCAGAACCACTTTGCCTCCATCCAAGTCCACATCTAGGGCTGCAACACCTACTAGACGACCATCCACACCATCGAGTGTTTCCAGTGTTTCTGCTCCTCTAACTAAGTCATCTTCGTCAGTTTCAAAGCCAGCTCCAATGACATCAAGAAACCCTATGCCATCACGTGGCACTTCCCCAACGGTGAAGTCCAGACCATGGAAACCCTCTGAGATGCCTGGTTTCTCACTTGATGCTCCACCAAATTTAAGGACGTCAGTTCTTGATAGGCCACTATCCGCTACTAGGGGTAGGCCTGGACAACCTAGTTCTCGATCTTCCTCTGTCGAGCCTGGTTCTAATGGAAGACCAAGAAGGCAATCATGCTCTCCTTCAAGAGGACGAGCATCCAATGGCATGCTTCATGGCAGTGGTAGTTCTGTTCCTGCGGTAAATCGTGGGTATTCTAAAGTTAATGACAATGTGAGCCCAGGCTTAGTTGGAACGAAAATGGTTGAAAGGGTAATAAACATGCGGAAACTGGCACCGCCAAAGCAAGATGACAAACATTCTTCTTACAGTAATCTCTCAGGGAAGTCATCCTCATCCCCAGACGGTTCAGGCTTTGGAAGAACACTCTCAAAGAAATCCCTAGATATGGCTATGAGGCATATG GATATAAGGCGAAGCATTCCAGGTAATTTACGACCGCTGATGACAAATATTCCAGCATCGTCTATGTACAGTGTAAGGTCCGGACCTGCACTAAGCAGAGCTATTAGTGTTTCAGACTCTCCTCTTGCCACGAGCAGCAATGCTAGTTCCGAAGTTAGTGTGAACAATAATGGCCTATGTTTGTATGGAAGTGAACTAGAAGATGATATTGGTAGCGACAGGGGTGTTCGTTCACCCGCTAGTATGCATGGCAGGTGA
- the LOC122301485 gene encoding arginyl-tRNA--protein transferase 2-like isoform X1, which translates to MRRDGSSSSSGSGDTNSNSRGESVVIDCGRRKGSCGYCRSPNRSSISHGLWAHSITVDDYQDLLDRGWRRSGSFLYKPEMERTCCPSYTIRLRAADFIPSKEQLRVSRRMQRLAKLLNFKFLDGALDITKPVEPIEGPNSSKDDISSLSGNEVSSSFTKESLPSNNETNNEAEQVLHYLSDQIDNAVRLCKESGEFIYNIQLPKSSVKKVLPAKRKILVEGSEDLLYSSNISFQIAAAIRRAQSCDNHELRQSRHSAEENELSPKVIAEKLASSLSQPIKTSNLLIRACNGHINFYSPGSQLSSNESVQTTASKSAAGHASKKQCLKNSEQPLGKGRRLEIYLKRSCFDPEEFSLYKKYQIKVHKDTPDHVTESSYRNFLVHTPLVFVPPTGDGTVPRCGFGSFHQQYVIDGRLVAVGVIDILPRCLSSKYLFWDPDFASLSLGKYTALQEIGWVRENQVHCPTLQYYYLGYYIHSCSKMRYKAAYHPSELLCPLRYQWIPFHIVRPLLDRKPYVVLSDFATLKNGESSPPPVSEDFIETQQFDVHQDSNDLGVEMIDPEYGSSDDEPCLESSDVVSIEGEDGDISDILIEFNGSRQRYKDRQEACGATGGGYLGSLESQLHRYMKVVGAELSKRMVFSVGWF; encoded by the exons ATGCGGAGAGACGGAAGCAGTAGCAGCAGTGGTAGCGGCGATACGAATAGCAATAGCAGAGGGGAAAGCGTTGTGATAGACTGCGGTAGGCGCAAGGGCTCTTGCGGCTATTGCAGATCCCCCAATCGCTCCAGCATCTCTCACG GTTTATGGGCACATAGCATTACTGTTGATGATTACCAAG ATCTTCTTGACCGAGGTTGGAGGAGATCTGGCTCCTTCCTCTACAAACCTGAGATGGAAAGGACATGCTGCCCTTCTTATACTATTCGTTTAAGGGCAGCTGATTTTATTCCTTCTAAGGAACAACTACGAGTGTCTAGACGAATGCAACGGTTAGCTAAGCTTTTGAATTTTAA GTTCTTAGATGGTGCATTGGATATTACAAAACCAGTTGAGCCAATAGAGGGTCCAAATTCTTCTAAGGATGATATATCCAGCCTTTCTGGTAATGAAGTTTCTAGCTCGTTCACAAAGGAATCCTTGCCCAGTAACAATGAAACGAATAATGAAGCAGAACAAGTATTGCATTATTTGTCCGATCAAATTGACAATGCGGTACGCCTATGCAAGGAAAGTGGGGAATTTATATACAACATCCAATTACCAAAATCATCTGTCAAAAAAGTTTTACCAGCCAAAAGGAAGATACTAGTTGAAGGATCTGAAGATCTGCTTTACTCCAGcaatatttcattccaaataGCAGCTGCTATAAGGCGGGCACAATCATGTGATAACCACGAGTTAAGACAATCAAGACATTCTGCAGAAGAAAATGAGTTGTCTCCAAAAGTTATTGCAGAAAAACTGGCAAGTTCTTTAAGTCAACCaataaaaacttcaaatctGTTAATCAGAGCTTGCAATGGACATATAAACTTTTATTCGCCTGGAAGCCAACTGTCATCTAATGAAAGTGTTCAAACTACTGCTTCAAAATCTGCAGCAGGTCATGCATCTAAAAAGCAATGCTTGAAGAACTCTGAACAACCTCTGGGGAAAGGGCGGAGGCTTGAGATCTATTTGAAAAGGTCCTGCTTTGATCCTGAAGAATTTtctttatacaaaaaatatcaGATTAAAGTGCATAAGGATACACCAGATCATGTTACTGAAAGCTCATACCGCAATTTTTTGGTACACACTCCCTTAGTATTTGTCCCACCAACTGGTGACGGTACTGTCCCTCGTTGTGGCTTTGGTTCTTTTCATCAGCAGTATGTGATTGATGGTAGGCTAGTTGCAGTTGGTGTAATAGATATCCTTCCCAGATGTTTGTCAAGTAAATACTTATTCTGGGACCCAGACTTTGCCTCCCTATCACTAGGGAAGTACACAGCCCTGCAAGAAATAGGTTGGGTGAGAGAGAATCAAGTCCATTGTCCTACTCTTCAGTATTACTATCTTGGGTATTATATTCATTCCTGCAGCAAGATGAGATATAAAGCAGCATATCACCCGTCTGAGCTTCTCTGTCCTCTTCGTTACCA GTGGATTCCCTTTCACATTGTGAGGCCTTTGCTTGACAGGAAGCCATATGTAGTCTTATCAGATTTTGCAACTTTAAAGAATGGAGAGTCCTCCCCGCCTCCTGTTTCTGAAGATTTCATAGAAACGCAACAATTTGACGTTCACCAAGACTCGAATGATCTTGGGGTAGAAATGATTGACCCTGAATATGGAAGCTCTGATGATGAACCATGCTTAGAAAGCAGCGATGTGGTTTCTATCGAAGGAGAAGATGGTGACATCAGTGATATTTTAATTGAGTTTAACGGATCTCGCCAGAGATACAAG
- the LOC122301482 gene encoding uncharacterized protein PB18E9.04c-like: MMSKTVLEMNRSFRAQDSQMQATMRQRQQQLALRASMMKDKEEELALFLEMKKCEKERNDLLLDNSEEFDAPLGSKPGTSPIFNISTSTTAPARKTGADDFLNSENDKNDYDWLLTPPGTPLFPSLEVESQKTMKSQLNTPKARPTVLKSRLASLQPEPTTRSNLVSKQAASSLGLNTSSAGTRRPSSSGGPGSRPATPTGRPTLTMGSKPSRPSTPTSRATLPSTKPIVPATKPIVPAVKPIVPTRSSTPSRSTARPSTPTARPTLPSSNSTSRAATPTRRPSTSSSAPSISASLTKSSSSVSKPAPMTSRNPVPSRGTSPTVKSRPWKPSEMPGFSLDAPPNLRTSVPERPLSAPRGRPGQPSSRSSSIEPGSNGRPRRQSCSPSRGRGPNGTLHASGSSVPSVGYGYSKVNDNVSPVLIGTKMVERVINTRKLAPPKLDDKQSPHSNLSGKSSSSPDGSGFGRTLSKKSLDMAIKHMDIRRSIPGNLRPLMTNIPASSMYSVRSGPAGSRAISVSDSPLATSSNGSSEVSVNNNGLCYDGIELEDDNGSDRADRSAANMLGR; the protein is encoded by the exons ATGATGAGCAAAACG GTCTTGGAGATGAATCGGAGTTTTAGGGCTCAGGATTCTCAAATGCAAGCTACGATGAGGCAGAGACAGCAGCAGTTGGCTCTGAGGGCTTCAATGATGAAGGACAAGGAAGAAGAACTCGCCTTGTTCCTTGAGATGAAGAAGTGCGAGAAAGAACGGAACGATCTTCTTCTAGACAACTCGGAAGAGTTCGATGCGCCATTAG GATCAAAACCCGGAACTTCTCccatatttaatatttctaCATCGACTACTGCACCAGCCCGCAAGACCGGTGCTGATGATTTCCTCAattctgaaaatgataaaaatgactatGACTG GCTTCTAACCCCTCCTGGTACACCTCTTTTTCCTTCGTTGGAGGTGGAATCACAAAAGACCATGAAGAGTCAGCTTAATACCCCAAAGGCTCGCCCCACTGTGCTGAAATCTAGG TTAGCAAGCCTACAGCCAGAGCCTACTACAAGGAGCAACTTAGTATCTAAACAAGCAGCTTCCTCCCTTGGATTGAACACTTCAAGTGCGGGGACTCGCAGGCCTTCATCATCAGGGGGCCCAGGATCAAGACCTGCCACACCAACTGGGCGCCCCACATTGACCATGGGATCTAAACCTTCAAGACCCTCAACACCTACATCAAGGGCGACCTTGCCTTCAACTAAGCCCATAGTTCCTGCAACTAAGCCCATAGTTCCTGCAGTTAAGCCTATAGTACCAACAAGATCCTCTACACCATCTAGGTCTACAGCAAGGCCTTCAACTCCAACTGCCAGACCCACTTTACCTTCATCCAATTCCACATCTAGGGCCGCAACACCTACTAGGCGACCATCCACATCATCGAGTGCCCCTAGTATTTCTGCTTCACTAACTAAGTCATCTTCTTCAGTTTCAAAGCCAGCTCCAATGACATCAAGAAATCCTGTGCCATCACGTGGCACTTCCCCAACGGTGAAGTCCAGACCATGGAAACCCTCAGAGATGCCTGGTTTCTCACTTGATGCTCCACCAAATTTAAGGACATCAGTTCCTGAAAGGCCACTATCAGCCCCAAGGGGTAGGCCTGGACAACCAAGTTCTCGATCTTCCTCCATTGAGCCTGGTTCTAATGGAAGACCAAGAAGGCAATCATGCTCTCCTTCAAGAGGACGAGGGCCCAACGGCACGCTTCATGCCAGTGGTAGTTCTGTTCCATCTGTAGGTTATGGGTATTCTAAAGTCAATGACAATGTGAGCCCAGTCTTGATTGGAACAAAAATGGTTGAAAGGGTAATAAACACACGGAAACTGGCACCACCAAAGCTAGATGACAAACAATCTCCTCACAGTAATCTCTCAGGGAAATCATCCTCATCCCCAGACGGTTCTGGCTTTGGAAGGACACTCTCAAAGAAATCCCTAGACATGGCTATAAAGCATATG GATATAAGGCGGAGCATTCCAGGGAACTTACGGCCACTGATGACAAATATTCCAGCGTCGTCCATGTACAGTGTAAGGTCCGGGCCTGCAGGAAGTAGAGCTATTAGTGTTTCAGACTCTCCTCTTGCCACGAGCAGCAATGGTAGTTCTGAAGTTAGTGTGAACAATAATGGCCTATGTTATGATGGGATTGAACTAGAAGATGATAATGGCAGTGACAGAGCTGATCGGTCAGCTGCTAATATGCTTGGCAGGTGA
- the LOC122301484 gene encoding clathrin light chain 2 → MASFTDSFTQHGGDAVHDAGPSRPFGDDGYLGYVPRLHSQQFESFTATHFADSDSVKVLATDLPIFHENKNYNSFSPGDDVFVSQSTSEMYAEENGTGSNGSFAGSDSPILPPPAEMEPEEGFALREWRRQNAIRLEEKEKIEKELLSQIIDEAEEYKVDFYRRRTISCENNKGTNREKEKLFLANLEKFHAEVDKSYWKSIAELIPNEVPTIEKKRGKKDQDKKPSIAVVQGPKPGKPTDLSRMRQIILKLKHNTPPRLKPSPPAPAPAKDAKTSGPSVSAAPPKATVAVTPEAVVAA, encoded by the exons ATGGCATCTTTCACTGACTCGTTCACTCAACACGGCGGCGACGCTGTCCACGACGCCGGTCCGAGTCGTCCATTCGGTGACGATGGATACCTAGGCTACGTTCCCCGCCTCCATTCCCAGCAATTTGAGTCGTTCACAGCGACTCATTTTGCCGACTCCGACTCAGTCAAGGTCTTGGCTACCGACTTACCGATCTTCCACGAGAACAAAAATTACAACTCTTTCTCCCCCGGAGATGACGTGTTCGTATCACAGTCAACGTCGGAGATGTACGCCGAAGAGAATGGTACGGGCTCCAATGGATCATTTGCCGGATCGGACAGTCCGATTCTGCCACCACCGGCAGAGATGGAGCCTGAGGAGGGCTTCGCTCTCAGGGAATGGAGGAG ACAAAATGCTATCCGTCtggaggagaaggagaagattGAAAAGGAGTTGTTGAGCCAGATAATCGATGAAGCTGAGGAATACAAAGTTGACTTCTACAGGAGGAGGACAATTTCCTGTGAAAACAATAAAGGCACTAACAGGGAGAAGGAGAag TTATTTCTGGCCAATCTGGAGAAGTTCCATGCTGAGGTTGATAAGAGCTACTGGAAGTCAATTGCAGAGCTCATTCCTAATGAAGTGCCAACTATagagaaaaaaagaggaaagaaagatCAGGACAAAAAGCCTTCCATAGCCGTTGTCCAAGGTCCCAAACCTGGAAAGCCAACTGACCTTTCAAGGATGCgccaaataattttaaaactaaagCACAACACGCCTCCCCGCCTGAAGCCTTCACCACCAGCACCAGCTCCTGCAAAGGATGCTAAAACCAGTGGACCAAGTGTTTCAGCTGCTCCTCCTAAGGCCACAGTTGCCGTGACTCCTGAGGCTGTTGTTGCTGCTTGA